In the genome of Mucilaginibacter defluvii, one region contains:
- a CDS encoding glycoside hydrolase family 11 protein — MKKQNSSPMVTGKVAVATAIALLVCSSLISGCKKDSAKPAEKPEAEAVVNKSRLKTNTYQSGTHNGFFWSLWKSDGATGTVNYANGSGGNYSVNWSGFNGNFTCGKGYSVGSPTYKIGYNLGSYSNSGGGTFGWYGWSRSPYYEYYVNETWGTESPHTGTFLGTFTSDGAGYNVWTRWMTGKNIDGGDGFRQIYSSRVTKVTPGSNRVITFANHYNKWQSYGYTLGQLNIPAIMVSETWGSNTAGSINCTIWAQ; from the coding sequence ATGAAAAAACAAAACTCTTCACCAATGGTGACCGGGAAGGTTGCCGTTGCAACTGCAATTGCGTTGCTTGTTTGCTCATCCTTAATTTCGGGCTGTAAAAAAGACTCGGCCAAACCTGCCGAAAAGCCTGAAGCCGAAGCGGTGGTTAACAAAAGCAGGCTCAAAACCAACACCTATCAATCGGGCACGCACAACGGCTTCTTTTGGTCGTTATGGAAAAGCGATGGCGCCACCGGCACCGTTAACTATGCCAATGGCAGCGGCGGAAACTACAGCGTAAACTGGAGCGGCTTTAACGGCAACTTTACTTGCGGCAAAGGCTATTCGGTTGGCTCGCCTACGTACAAAATCGGCTATAACCTGGGAAGCTACTCCAACTCAGGCGGTGGTACGTTTGGCTGGTACGGTTGGAGCCGGAGCCCGTATTACGAGTACTACGTTAACGAAACATGGGGCACCGAGTCGCCGCATACCGGCACCTTTTTGGGTACGTTTACAAGCGACGGCGCGGGCTACAACGTTTGGACCCGCTGGATGACCGGCAAAAACATTGATGGCGGCGACGGCTTCAGGCAGATCTACAGTTCGCGGGTTACCAAGGTTACGCCCGGCTCAAACCGCGTAATTACCTTTGCCAACCACTACAACAAATGGCAGAGCTATGGTTACACGCTTGGCCAGCTTAATATTCCGGCTATTATGGTTTCTGAAACCTGGGGAAGCAACACTGCCGGCAGCATTAACTGCACCATTTGGGCACAGTAA
- a CDS encoding SDR family NAD(P)-dependent oxidoreductase: MEHQQENTGAQNNVTPNTGKKVWFITGSSRGFGRVWAEAALKRGDKVVATARKLESIADLKEKYGDNVLTLALDVTNAEQVKATIAQAHAHFGRLDVVLNNAAYSLVGTIEEASADEIRALYETNVIGPVAVIQAALPLLRKQGGGHIIGTSSNVGQITFPVIGYYCSTKWAFEAIHESLAAEVKQFGVKVTLIEPGAYATEFGTPESLKFTQNLDVYEDFKQEFFGQLGSMEKGDPNATADAVLQIVDAENPPLRFFLGSHCLPGVRAAYNERLKTWEEWADVSSAAQGNVK, translated from the coding sequence ATGGAACATCAACAAGAAAACACAGGAGCACAAAATAATGTAACTCCAAATACAGGTAAAAAGGTTTGGTTCATAACCGGTTCGTCGCGCGGGTTTGGCCGCGTGTGGGCAGAGGCCGCGCTTAAACGTGGCGACAAAGTAGTGGCTACCGCCCGTAAACTGGAAAGCATTGCCGACCTTAAAGAGAAATACGGCGATAATGTACTAACCTTAGCGCTCGACGTTACCAATGCCGAACAGGTTAAGGCAACCATAGCGCAGGCGCATGCGCATTTTGGCCGGCTGGATGTGGTTTTAAATAACGCCGCCTACTCACTGGTAGGTACAATTGAAGAAGCCAGTGCGGATGAAATCCGTGCGCTTTACGAAACCAATGTTATTGGTCCGGTGGCGGTTATACAGGCTGCGCTGCCCTTGCTGCGTAAGCAAGGCGGCGGGCACATTATCGGCACATCGAGCAACGTAGGGCAGATCACTTTCCCGGTTATTGGTTATTATTGTTCAACAAAGTGGGCTTTCGAGGCTATTCACGAAAGCCTGGCCGCCGAGGTTAAACAATTTGGCGTAAAGGTAACCCTAATTGAGCCGGGCGCTTACGCTACAGAATTCGGTACGCCCGAATCGTTAAAGTTTACACAGAACCTTGACGTTTATGAGGATTTTAAACAGGAGTTTTTTGGCCAGTTAGGCAGTATGGAAAAAGGCGACCCTAATGCAACTGCTGATGCCGTTTTGCAAATTGTGGATGCTGAAAATCCGCCCCTACGCTTCTTTTTGGGTAGCCATTGTTTGCCTGGCGTGCGCGCCGCCTATAACGAGCGTTTAAAAACCTGGGAAGAATGGGCGGATGTATCGAGCGCTGCCCAGGGCAACGTTAAGTAA
- a CDS encoding helix-turn-helix transcriptional regulator yields MKREENGPHKIQSLTEAHQAFGLPKPQHPLISLLNGAHRPVEPFRHHVLGFYKISYKPKVTGRLKYGQSYYDFDEGGLLFASPGQVIGNNNHDASVCSAYTLLIHPDFFLGYPLAKNVKQFGFFSYTTNEALHLSEEEKNMIMGIFSMIETELSSRIDDFSQDVVISQIELLLNYANRFYKRQFITRKAVNHDLLQKLEDVLNQYFNDETALSRGLPTVAYIAEHLNVSASYLSDMLRTLIGQNAQHYIHDKLIERAKEKLSTTNLSVSEVAYALGFEHSQSFSRLFKTKTNLSPLEFRRSFN; encoded by the coding sequence ATGAAAAGAGAAGAGAACGGTCCGCATAAAATACAATCATTAACGGAAGCGCACCAGGCTTTTGGTTTGCCCAAGCCGCAGCATCCGCTTATCAGCCTGCTTAATGGCGCCCATCGGCCGGTTGAGCCTTTCAGGCACCATGTGCTGGGCTTTTACAAAATATCGTACAAGCCAAAGGTAACGGGCAGGTTAAAGTACGGCCAAAGTTATTATGATTTTGATGAAGGCGGTTTATTGTTCGCTTCGCCCGGGCAGGTAATAGGTAACAATAATCATGATGCCAGCGTGTGCTCTGCTTATACGTTGCTCATTCATCCCGATTTCTTTTTGGGCTATCCCTTGGCTAAAAATGTCAAGCAATTCGGCTTTTTCTCTTATACAACCAACGAGGCGTTGCATCTTTCGGAAGAGGAGAAGAACATGATCATGGGTATATTCAGCATGATTGAGACCGAACTAAGCAGCCGTATTGACGATTTTAGCCAGGATGTGGTTATCTCACAAATTGAGTTGCTTCTCAACTACGCTAACCGTTTTTATAAGCGCCAGTTCATCACCCGCAAAGCTGTAAACCATGATCTGCTGCAAAAGCTGGAAGATGTGTTAAATCAATACTTTAATGACGAAACCGCGCTCAGCCGTGGGTTGCCAACCGTGGCCTACATCGCAGAGCACCTGAACGTATCGGCAAGTTATTTGAGTGATATGCTGCGTACGCTGATCGGGCAAAACGCGCAGCATTATATACATGACAAGCTGATCGAGCGTGCTAAAGAAAAACTGTCGACCACCAACCTGTCGGTAAGTGAGGTGGCCTATGCTTTAGGGTTTGAGCATTCGCAATCGTTCAGCAGGTTATTTAAAACCAAAACTAATTTATCGCCGTTGGAGTTCAGGCGATCTTTTAATTAA
- a CDS encoding short chain dehydrogenase, producing MKIIIIGASGTIGKHVVKALEADNEIIRVGSKSGDYQVNITDVNSIKALFEQVGSFDALISTAGDGHFGPLAQMTDADFRVGIDSKLLGQVNLVLIGQHYINPKGSFTLTSGSMAHDPIVLGSAVSAVNGAIDSFAKAAAIELENGVRINSVAPTVVEESPEYFPFFKGQIPVAMHRVAQAYVKSVLGAQTGQVYPVL from the coding sequence ATGAAAATCATCATTATTGGCGCATCCGGAACCATTGGCAAACACGTGGTTAAAGCGCTTGAAGCAGATAACGAAATTATAAGGGTAGGCTCAAAAAGCGGCGATTACCAGGTAAACATCACCGATGTAAACTCCATCAAAGCATTGTTTGAACAGGTGGGTTCCTTTGATGCGCTGATTAGTACTGCCGGCGATGGCCATTTCGGCCCGCTTGCGCAAATGACGGATGCCGACTTTAGGGTTGGTATTGACAGCAAGCTGCTTGGCCAGGTAAACCTGGTGCTGATAGGGCAGCATTACATCAATCCGAAAGGCTCGTTTACACTTACATCAGGTAGTATGGCGCATGATCCTATTGTTTTGGGCTCGGCAGTAAGTGCGGTTAATGGCGCCATAGATTCATTTGCCAAAGCAGCCGCCATCGAATTGGAAAATGGTGTTCGCATTAACTCTGTTGCTCCTACTGTTGTAGAAGAATCGCCGGAATATTTTCCGTTTTTTAAAGGGCAGATTCCCGTGGCTATGCACCGCGTAGCGCAAGCCTATGTAAAAAGTGTATTGGGCGCACAAACCGGGCAGGTGTATCCGGTACTTTAA
- a CDS encoding helix-turn-helix domain-containing protein: MAVLKEKKEINYHSAEECPITATIDVIGGKWKPPIIWLLLNGPLRFGELHKIIPGMALKVLSRQLKELEADGIIIRRAYPEVPPRVEYSLSEKGETLREVMFLLSDWSRKHIIKDE; encoded by the coding sequence ATGGCTGTACTAAAGGAAAAAAAAGAAATAAATTATCATAGCGCCGAGGAATGCCCCATTACCGCTACTATAGATGTCATCGGCGGTAAGTGGAAACCTCCGATTATATGGCTGCTACTCAATGGACCATTGCGCTTTGGCGAGCTGCATAAAATAATACCCGGCATGGCACTTAAGGTATTATCAAGGCAATTAAAGGAACTCGAAGCCGATGGTATTATCATTCGCAGGGCTTACCCGGAAGTACCGCCAAGGGTGGAGTACAGCCTCAGCGAAAAAGGAGAAACATTGAGAGAGGTAATGTTTTTATTATCCGACTGGAGCCGGAAGCATATAATTAAGGATGAATAA
- the bioA gene encoding adenosylmethionine--8-amino-7-oxononanoate transaminase, whose protein sequence is MYLCLMLWHPYTQMKHASRLPKMVAGNGVMMELEDGRKLIDGISSWWSVIHGYNHPVLNAALAKQAGKFAHVMLGGLTHEPALQLAEALVRITPAGLNHVFFSDSGSIGVEVALKTAIQHWKNLGHLGKTKIVSLKNGYHGDTFKAMEVSDDSDFSRAFADVLHRGYIVDIPPGGFDATAADVQPAVDQLEQLFSSNSERIAAFIVEPIVQCAGGFHIYSPLYLQAARELCNKYNVLLIFDEVATGFGRTGKLFAAEHAGVTPDIMVVGKALTAGYVGHAATLSTDAVFNSFLGADYEKALMHGPTFMANALACTVALKSIELIEQNDYLSKITQINAIINREFDTISSPHIAGKRSIGAIGVIEVKDATTLSGFKAFAMDEGVWLRPIGKVLYLMPPYIIEPDELISIINLMRKWINRST, encoded by the coding sequence ATGTATCTTTGCCTTATGCTTTGGCACCCTTATACCCAAATGAAACATGCCAGCCGCCTGCCGAAAATGGTAGCGGGCAACGGCGTGATGATGGAACTGGAAGACGGCCGCAAACTTATTGACGGTATATCTTCGTGGTGGTCGGTAATACATGGGTATAACCACCCGGTATTGAATGCAGCCCTGGCCAAACAGGCCGGAAAATTTGCCCATGTAATGCTCGGCGGCCTAACGCATGAGCCTGCATTACAGCTTGCAGAAGCTTTGGTACGCATTACCCCTGCCGGACTTAACCATGTATTTTTCTCTGACAGTGGCTCCATAGGTGTAGAGGTGGCGCTTAAAACAGCTATACAACACTGGAAAAACCTGGGCCATCTGGGAAAAACAAAAATAGTATCACTCAAAAACGGCTACCATGGCGATACCTTCAAGGCCATGGAAGTAAGCGATGATTCAGATTTTAGTCGCGCTTTCGCGGATGTGTTGCACCGTGGTTACATTGTAGATATCCCCCCGGGGGGCTTTGATGCCACCGCGGCGGATGTGCAACCTGCCGTTGATCAGTTGGAGCAACTATTTAGCAGCAACAGCGAGCGTATAGCCGCCTTTATAGTTGAGCCGATAGTACAGTGTGCGGGTGGGTTCCATATTTACTCACCCTTATACCTGCAGGCAGCCCGTGAACTATGCAATAAGTATAATGTGTTGCTGATATTTGACGAAGTAGCTACCGGCTTCGGGCGTACCGGCAAACTATTCGCCGCCGAACATGCAGGTGTAACACCCGACATTATGGTAGTTGGCAAGGCGCTAACTGCAGGTTACGTGGGGCATGCCGCTACTTTAAGCACTGATGCCGTTTTTAACAGCTTTTTAGGTGCCGATTACGAAAAGGCCCTGATGCATGGCCCTACATTTATGGCTAATGCACTGGCATGCACCGTAGCACTGAAAAGTATTGAACTTATTGAACAGAACGATTACCTGAGCAAAATTACGCAGATCAACGCCATCATCAACCGGGAATTTGATACGATCAGTTCACCACATATTGCCGGCAAGCGAAGTATTGGAGCGATAGGCGTAATTGAAGTTAAGGATGCTACTACACTTAGCGGCTTTAAAGCTTTCGCGATGGATGAGGGCGTTTGGCTGCGCCCGATCGGTAAAGTTTTATACCTGATGCCGCCTTATATTATTGAGCCTGATGAATTGATCAGCATTATTAACTTAATGCGTAAATGGATAAACCGCTCTACCTAA
- a CDS encoding carbohydrate-binding family 9-like protein, translating into MLKYLITAAIALTATTAVKSQSAFGDMAHLFTTPEHYIITHTNKAPLIDGDINDKIWDQAKWTSSFVDIEGDAKPKPQYNTQLKMLWDDSNLYIAVKMDEPHLWAYLTHHDDIIFQDNDFELFVDPDNNGRNYFEIEVNQLNKIFDLFLPKAYRHGGNALISWDTPGMRSAVKLQGTLNNPKDTDKGWTVELAIPLKSIVFGFDTNKPADGSLWRINFSRVEWDTKVVDGKYVKLKDVHGKNLPERNWVWSAPGLISMHYPERWGYLLFTKNTTDAGVSFNVPYTDLQKQYLWLVYYKQQEYFKQHSFFAHDLDELGIKATEYSISGKNNRLSIEATKQQYTATITDDSGRTISINEDGLFKQPKKRAEK; encoded by the coding sequence ATGCTTAAATATTTGATTACTGCCGCAATTGCTTTAACGGCAACAACTGCTGTAAAAAGCCAATCTGCTTTTGGCGATATGGCCCATCTATTTACTACTCCCGAGCATTATATAATTACCCATACCAATAAAGCCCCGCTTATTGATGGTGACATTAACGATAAAATTTGGGATCAGGCTAAATGGACCAGCAGCTTTGTTGATATTGAGGGCGATGCGAAGCCCAAGCCGCAATACAACACGCAGCTTAAAATGCTTTGGGACGACAGCAACCTGTACATTGCCGTAAAAATGGATGAGCCACACCTTTGGGCTTACCTTACCCATCATGACGATATTATTTTTCAGGATAATGATTTTGAGCTTTTTGTTGACCCCGATAATAATGGCCGCAATTATTTTGAGATAGAGGTTAACCAGCTTAATAAAATATTCGACTTATTTTTACCCAAGGCTTACCGCCACGGCGGCAATGCGCTAATTAGTTGGGATACACCGGGCATGCGCTCAGCTGTGAAACTCCAGGGTACGCTGAACAACCCGAAAGATACTGACAAAGGCTGGACGGTGGAATTAGCCATACCTCTTAAATCCATCGTATTTGGCTTTGATACCAATAAACCAGCCGACGGTAGTTTGTGGCGCATCAACTTTTCGCGCGTGGAGTGGGACACTAAAGTGGTAGACGGCAAATATGTTAAATTGAAGGATGTGCATGGCAAAAATTTGCCGGAGCGCAACTGGGTGTGGTCGGCCCCCGGACTGATCAGCATGCATTACCCGGAGCGTTGGGGGTATCTGCTATTCACTAAAAACACTACCGATGCCGGTGTTAGCTTTAACGTACCGTATACCGATCTGCAAAAGCAATACCTGTGGCTGGTATATTACAAGCAACAGGAGTATTTTAAACAACATAGCTTTTTCGCGCACGATCTGGATGAGCTTGGCATCAAAGCAACTGAATATAGCATATCGGGCAAAAACAACCGGTTAAGTATCGAGGCAACCAAACAGCAGTACACAGCTACCATAACCGACGATAGTGGCAGAACCATTTCTATAAACGAGGACGGCTTGTTTAAACAACCTAAGAAGCGAGCCGAGAAATAA
- a CDS encoding alpha-L-fucosidase, which yields MRKLLRFLLILFLCLSAAASAQQGYKPSESNLKAREHFKDMKFGMFIHWGIYSTLGDGEWVMDIKKIPYNDYKRLADFFNPQAFNAKEWVDLAKRAGMKYITVTSRHHDGFSMFDTKQSDYNIVKATPYKKDPMKELAEECQKQGIELRFYYSLLDWGRADYAFKSPIVNGAPEKGDWNSYINFMKAQLTELITNYPGVKGIWFDGHWDRKNANWHYDEIYGLIHKLGPDIMIGNNHHLAPIPGEDFQAFEKDLPGNNKTGFSGDAKIGELPLETCETMNGSWGFNINDRNYKSVKELVHYLVNAAGLDANFLLNVGPMPNGKIQPEFVDTLGKIGAWIDKNGETIYGTRGTVVKAQTWGTLTAKAKTVYAHLLNPVKEGNQILIPGFKVKPKSVTAFNGGAKLKYKKDKTGLIVHLDQLPADEIDRIIKITY from the coding sequence ATGAGAAAATTATTACGTTTCCTTTTGATTTTATTCTTATGCCTTAGCGCAGCTGCCTCGGCTCAGCAAGGGTATAAGCCATCCGAATCAAACCTTAAAGCGCGCGAGCATTTTAAGGACATGAAATTCGGGATGTTCATTCACTGGGGTATTTACAGTACGCTGGGTGACGGTGAATGGGTGATGGATATTAAGAAGATACCGTACAATGACTATAAACGCCTTGCAGATTTTTTCAATCCGCAAGCCTTTAACGCTAAGGAGTGGGTTGACCTGGCTAAACGGGCGGGTATGAAATATATTACCGTTACATCCCGACACCATGATGGTTTCAGCATGTTTGATACCAAGCAATCTGACTACAACATCGTTAAAGCCACGCCTTATAAAAAGGACCCGATGAAGGAACTGGCCGAGGAGTGCCAAAAGCAGGGAATTGAACTGCGCTTTTATTATTCTCTGTTGGATTGGGGCCGCGCTGATTATGCCTTTAAAAGCCCGATTGTGAACGGCGCGCCGGAGAAAGGCGACTGGAATAGCTACATCAACTTTATGAAAGCGCAGCTTACCGAGCTGATCACCAATTATCCCGGGGTAAAAGGTATTTGGTTTGACGGGCATTGGGACCGCAAAAACGCAAACTGGCATTATGATGAAATTTACGGACTGATACACAAATTAGGTCCGGATATTATGATTGGCAATAATCACCACCTGGCACCAATCCCCGGCGAGGATTTTCAGGCCTTTGAGAAAGATTTGCCGGGTAATAACAAAACCGGCTTTAGCGGCGATGCCAAGATTGGCGAACTGCCACTTGAAACCTGCGAAACCATGAACGGCAGTTGGGGCTTCAATATTAACGACAGGAATTACAAATCGGTAAAGGAACTGGTGCATTACCTGGTGAACGCCGCCGGGTTAGATGCTAATTTTTTACTGAATGTTGGCCCGATGCCTAACGGCAAAATTCAGCCGGAGTTTGTGGATACACTTGGAAAGATAGGTGCCTGGATTGATAAAAATGGCGAAACTATTTATGGCACACGCGGCACTGTAGTAAAGGCACAAACCTGGGGTACGTTAACGGCTAAAGCTAAAACAGTTTATGCCCATTTGCTTAACCCGGTTAAGGAAGGTAACCAGATACTAATACCTGGTTTTAAGGTTAAGCCTAAAAGTGTTACTGCTTTTAATGGTGGTGCAAAGTTGAAGTACAAAAAGGATAAAACTGGGTTAATTGTGCATCTGGATCAGCTACCTGCTGATGAGATTGACAGGATCATCAAGATAACCTATTGA
- the recA gene encoding recombinase RecA, which produces MSNADKLKALQLTLDKLEKSYGKGTIMKLGDTVVEPTEVISTGSIGLDIALGVGGLPKGRIIEIYGPESSGKTTLAIHAIAEAQKKGGIAAFIDAEHAFDKFYAKKLGVDVENLLISQPDNGEQALEIADNLIRSGAIDILVIDSVAALVPKAEIEGEMGDSKMGLQARLMSQALRKLTGTISKTGCCCIFINQLRDKIGVMFGNPETTTGGNALKFYASVRLDVRRISQIKDTDEVSGNRVKIKIVKNKVAPPFRIAEFDIMFGEGISKSGEIIDLGVDYNIIKKAGSWFSYGETRLGQGRDAVKQLILDNPELMEELERKIKETVTGESMEEA; this is translated from the coding sequence ATGAGCAACGCAGATAAATTGAAGGCACTACAGCTTACGCTTGATAAGCTGGAAAAATCATACGGAAAAGGCACCATCATGAAACTAGGCGATACGGTTGTTGAACCAACCGAGGTTATATCAACCGGTTCGATAGGCCTGGATATAGCTTTAGGTGTTGGCGGTTTACCCAAAGGCCGTATTATTGAAATATACGGACCTGAATCATCCGGTAAAACAACTTTGGCCATACACGCTATTGCCGAAGCACAAAAAAAAGGTGGCATAGCCGCATTTATTGATGCGGAGCACGCTTTTGATAAATTTTACGCTAAAAAACTGGGTGTTGATGTTGAGAACCTTTTAATATCACAACCTGACAATGGTGAACAAGCTTTAGAGATCGCTGATAACCTAATCCGCTCGGGCGCTATTGATATTCTGGTGATAGACTCTGTTGCCGCATTAGTACCAAAGGCGGAGATTGAGGGTGAAATGGGCGACTCGAAAATGGGTTTGCAGGCGCGCTTAATGTCTCAGGCACTGCGTAAGCTCACCGGTACCATCAGCAAAACAGGATGCTGCTGTATCTTCATCAACCAGTTGCGCGATAAGATAGGCGTAATGTTTGGTAACCCTGAAACTACAACCGGTGGTAACGCGCTTAAATTTTACGCTTCGGTACGTTTGGATGTACGCCGTATATCACAAATTAAAGATACCGACGAAGTATCAGGTAACCGCGTTAAGATCAAGATCGTTAAAAACAAGGTTGCGCCACCATTCCGTATAGCTGAATTTGACATTATGTTTGGCGAGGGCATCTCCAAATCGGGTGAAATTATTGACCTCGGTGTTGATTATAATATCATTAAAAAAGCTGGCTCCTGGTTCAGCTATGGCGAAACGCGCTTAGGCCAGGGCCGTGACGCGGTTAAGCAACTGATACTCGATAACCCGGAACTGATGGAAGAACTGGAACGCAAGATAAAAGAAACCGTAACCGGCGAAAGTATGGAAGAAGCATAA
- the nth gene encoding endonuclease III, which yields MLKKERYHHFVEYFSKNQPDAVTELHYNSPYQLLVAVILSAQCTDKRINQVTPALFERFPDAESLAVSNAEEIFPYIRSVSYPNNKAKHLAGMGKMLVEQFNSVVPSSIDQLQKMPGVGRKTANVIASVVYDAPAMAVDTHVFRVANRIGLTNNARTPLAVEKELVKYLPNEVLAIAHHWLILHGRYICVARTPKCEICPLTWFCRYYERAHTEKALLKAEADKARKAKEAAKKKKLNVISRELKKRTISKD from the coding sequence ATGCTAAAAAAGGAACGTTACCATCATTTTGTTGAATACTTTTCAAAAAACCAACCCGACGCAGTTACTGAATTACATTATAATTCGCCGTACCAGTTGTTGGTTGCCGTTATACTTTCTGCTCAATGTACAGATAAGCGAATAAACCAGGTTACCCCTGCCCTCTTTGAGCGCTTTCCGGATGCGGAGAGTCTGGCCGTATCAAATGCCGAGGAAATTTTCCCTTACATACGCAGCGTAAGCTATCCTAACAACAAAGCCAAACATTTGGCCGGCATGGGCAAAATGCTGGTTGAACAGTTTAACAGCGTAGTACCCTCCTCAATTGATCAATTACAAAAAATGCCGGGCGTGGGCCGCAAAACCGCTAATGTTATTGCCTCAGTGGTATATGACGCGCCGGCTATGGCTGTTGATACTCATGTGTTCAGGGTGGCTAACCGGATAGGCTTAACCAACAATGCCCGCACACCACTGGCTGTTGAAAAGGAATTAGTTAAATATTTACCAAACGAGGTTTTGGCTATAGCACACCATTGGCTTATATTGCATGGCCGTTATATTTGTGTAGCGCGTACGCCTAAATGTGAAATTTGTCCGCTTACCTGGTTTTGCCGCTATTATGAGCGCGCCCATACTGAAAAAGCTTTACTAAAAGCCGAAGCCGACAAAGCCAGGAAAGCAAAAGAGGCCGCAAAAAAGAAGAAGCTTAACGTGATAAGCAGGGAGCTTAAAAAGCGCACGATAAGTAAGGATTAA